AGCGCCCCAGGGCCAGGAGCAGATCGGCCTGGTAGCGGCCCAGGACCCACAGCTCTTCCAGACCCAGGCCCCGGTCCAGAAGATCGGCCAGGACCGTGACCGCTTCGTCCAGCTGGCCGATGCGGATCAGGGACAGGGCATAGGCCTTGCGCGCCGGGGTCGTCCGGGCCAGCTCCGGCGAACTGCCCTCCAGCTCCCGATAGGCGGCCACCAGCTCGGCAAAGCGGCCGGCCGCCAGGGCCTCGGCCAGAGCGGGCGGCACCTCCCCGCCCGCGGCCTCAGGCTCCGGCACCACGACCGGGATGGGACCGGCCGCCAGGCGTCCCTCCTCCTGGGCCATGAGCGCCGGGCACTCCCCCTCCAGGAAGGCGAAGTCCCGCCGGTGCGTCCGGAAGATCGCCTCCAGATCCTCTTCCCCGATGGCTCCGTCCCGGGCCACAGACTGCCGGGCCCGCAGGAACTGGTAGTCCCGGTCGATGCCTTCCAGCTCCCGCACGCAGGCCTGCCATTGACCCGGATCGCCTAGCTCGCTGCCGGCGGCCGAACGGCGCTGGTCCAGCTCCTGCCAGGCGGCCAACCGCCCGCGGGCGGCGGCCAGGCGCCCCTCCAGAAAGCCGGCCTCGGGCCAGGCCAATAGCGGCTCCGCCTGGATGGGGAGCGGGGGGGCCACCACCGGCGGCGGTGGCGCCGGCACAGGGGTGCGCACCGTCTGGGGGGCCAGCGAGCACCCCGCGCCTCCGACAGCCAAGGCTACAACCACGGACAGGACCGATCGTTTCATGGATGCACAAGCTCCGCCATTTGCCAATAGGGCCGGTATTCGCGCATGGGAGTCAGAGAGCCGGCAGGGGTGCCGGCCAGGAAGGTGACAAGCCGGGGTCCTGCGGCATCGGTGCCGGCCGCCACGGCCAGCGGCCGGCCGCTGCCGCTGGCCACCACCACCTCCACCTGCCCCAAATCGGGCAGGACCAGCGGCACGCGGCCAAGGCCCTGGCTGGCGAGCCCGGCCAGACCCACCTGGTCGCCAACGCCGGAGCTGGCCAAGAGCGCCGACGCCACCGGCGACCAGATGGGCAGGGCGCCGGCCGCGCCCGAAATACGGGTGCCGCGATGGACCATGGACTCGTTGTCATCGAAGCCGACATAGGCCGCCAGGACGTGGCCGCCGGTGAGGGTGGCCGTCTGGCCGCCGGCCGCCAGCGCCGGCACGTAGCCGACGAAAGCGGCGTTGGTGAAGCGATTGGCGGTGCCGGTCTTGCCCAGGAGAGGATAGCGCAGATTGGCGGCGCGCAGGCGGCCGGCCCGCTCCGGGTCGCTGCTGTCCAGCCGCACCGTGCGCGCCGCAAAGTTGCCGGTACCCCAGTCCACCACGTTCTTGAGGATATCGGCCAGACGCAGCGCCGTGCCCGGGGCGAGCACCGGCCGCGCCCGCCGATCCGGGGCATAGAGCACCTCGCCGTCGGCGGTTTCGATCCGCTCGATGATGTCCAGCTCCTGGCTCATGCCGGTGCCGGCGATCGACCACACCGAGCCGGTCACCAGGGCCTCGTAGGCCCGGGCCGCCTCCAGGAGGGAGATGACGTTCGAGCCCAGCGGAAAGGAGAGGACCGGATCCAGGGCGCTTTCGATCCCCAGCTGCCGGCACAGGCCCACCAAATACTGGAGGCCCACCACCAGGCGGTAGTCCCGCAGCCGGCTCAACACCTCGAAGCTCCGGGAATCTGCCTGGCGCAGCCGGCTGTACACCTCTTCCAGGCGCCGGGCCAAGGCATCGACGGTGGCCACCGACAGCTCGTCCTGGATCCGCACCCGGCCCCAGAAGGCCTCCTGCTCCCGGGCCGTCATCCCGGCCAGCCGGGCCGCCACCTCTTCCCGGTCCTGGGGCTGCCAATTGCCGCCCGGATAACGGGTGGAAAAGAGCCAGGCATCGGCCACCGGCTCATGGTAGAGCCGGGCGCCGGTGCCAGCCGGCTCCTCGCCGGCCGAGTCGGCCGGCGCCAGCGGCCAGCCGGCGGCGTAGCCGCGCAGCTCCTGGCGCAGCGCCGCCAGCTTGAGGTAGGAACGGGCCAGAAGACGCTCCCGCACCGGCAGATCCCTGGCGGCATCCGGGTCCTCGGTGGCCGCGGCCCGCTCGGCGGCCAGAAAGTCGTCGAAGCCCGCCCCGTACTCCAGGCTGGCCAGGGCCTCCAGCTCCGTGGTGCCGTTGTCGAAGATGAGGTCGGTGCGTACCTCCTCCCGGGCCTGCTCGTAAGCCGCCTGGCGGAGAGCTGCCTCGTGTGCCCACACCCCGTGGCGATCCCGCAGCCGCGCCCCGAAGGCCTCAGCGGACTCGCCCGGCGCCTGCACCAGGCCCAGCCGCTGGGCCAGATCCCGGAAATCCGCGGGGCTGAGCTGGTCGCACAGATGGTAAAGGAGCCAAACCGTGGCAAGGTTCTCCGAAGAGACGCCGGCCCAGGTCATGGAGACCCGACTGTGCGGGCTTTCGTGGTCAGGCCGCGGGAAGTAGGGCCGGCCCTGGAAGATGAAGACGTTGCGCTCGTTGTCCAGGAGATCCAGGTTGCTCCAGCCCAGCTGCAGGGCCGCGGCATAGACCAGGGGCTTGATCACCGAGCCCATGGGCCTCCTGGCGGCTACGGCGCGGTTGAAGAAGAGATTGTCGAAGCCGCCGGCCATGGCCCGGATCCGCCCCTCCTGATAGACCAGGGCGGCGCCCTGGATCTCCGGATATTTGAGGAGGTCCAGGGCCAGGATGCCGTCGCTACCGGCCCCCCGCACCCGGACATAGACCAGGTCCCCGGGCCGGATCTGGCCCAGCAGCTGGGCCTGCACCGCGGCACTGGCCTTGGCGGCCTGCCACTTGCCAAAGGCCTCCACAGCCATCGCCAGGCCGGTGCCAGCCACTTGGCCCATGGGCGGGGCCGTGAGGCCGGCCGGGGCCGGCAGGGCGACCGTGATCACCCCCGCCTTGGGGTCCACCGCCGTCACCCGGGCAAAGAGGCAGGCACCCGCGGTCACGTCGGCCGCTGTCTTCTCCGCTGCCTGCTGGTAGGCCGCCTGCACCTCCTGCCGCTCGTAGCCCCGCAGCCGGAGGTCCAGCCGGGCCAGCTCCTCCCGCAGGGTGCCCTCCGCCGATTCCTGCAGCTGCCAGTCCACGGTGCTGACGATGCGCAGGCCCGCGGTGGCGACGTTATCGATGCCCTGGGCGGTCAGGGCCGCCTCCACCTCGGGGGTGGCCAGGGCGCGGCGGACCCGGTCCATGATCGTGTTGACCCCGTACGGCAGCTCGCCGCGCTGGAAGGGGATCTCCCGGGCCAGCGCCGCCTGGCAGGCCTCGGCGTCGATCATCCCCAGGTCCCGCATGTGGCCGAGTACATAGGCGGCCCGCTGCTTGGCCCGCAGGCGGGCCTCCCGGATGGCCTCTTCTCCCTGCTTGATGAAGGGGTTGTAGGTGTTGGGG
This genomic window from Thermodesulfobacteriota bacterium contains:
- a CDS encoding transglycosylase domain-containing protein, which translates into the protein MLRKLAYAILALVAIALTGLAGGYWWLVVATSDQAIAPERINAILALESPVFYRDGVHKVGVFFEEAHRDYVTYSQIPKAFVNALVAAEDHTFFDHHGVDPAAILRAFLANIQAGRVVQGGSTITQQTAKNLFKRSGRTVGVKLREMVVALQLERRYRKEQIFEFYANQFYVSGNRVGLGVAARYFFDKRVEDLDLVECAFIAGSVKSPNTYNPFIKQGEEAIREARLRAKQRAAYVLGHMRDLGMIDAEACQAALAREIPFQRGELPYGVNTIMDRVRRALATPEVEAALTAQGIDNVATAGLRIVSTVDWQLQESAEGTLREELARLDLRLRGYERQEVQAAYQQAAEKTAADVTAGACLFARVTAVDPKAGVITVALPAPAGLTAPPMGQVAGTGLAMAVEAFGKWQAAKASAAVQAQLLGQIRPGDLVYVRVRGAGSDGILALDLLKYPEIQGAALVYQEGRIRAMAGGFDNLFFNRAVAARRPMGSVIKPLVYAAALQLGWSNLDLLDNERNVFIFQGRPYFPRPDHESPHSRVSMTWAGVSSENLATVWLLYHLCDQLSPADFRDLAQRLGLVQAPGESAEAFGARLRDRHGVWAHEAALRQAAYEQAREEVRTDLIFDNGTTELEALASLEYGAGFDDFLAAERAAATEDPDAARDLPVRERLLARSYLKLAALRQELRGYAAGWPLAPADSAGEEPAGTGARLYHEPVADAWLFSTRYPGGNWQPQDREEVAARLAGMTAREQEAFWGRVRIQDELSVATVDALARRLEEVYSRLRQADSRSFEVLSRLRDYRLVVGLQYLVGLCRQLGIESALDPVLSFPLGSNVISLLEAARAYEALVTGSVWSIAGTGMSQELDIIERIETADGEVLYAPDRRARPVLAPGTALRLADILKNVVDWGTGNFAARTVRLDSSDPERAGRLRAANLRYPLLGKTGTANRFTNAAFVGYVPALAAGGQTATLTGGHVLAAYVGFDDNESMVHRGTRISGAAGALPIWSPVASALLASSGVGDQVGLAGLASQGLGRVPLVLPDLGQVEVVVASGSGRPLAVAAGTDAAGPRLVTFLAGTPAGSLTPMREYRPYWQMAELVHP